A part of Crassostrea angulata isolate pt1a10 chromosome 5, ASM2561291v2, whole genome shotgun sequence genomic DNA contains:
- the LOC128183037 gene encoding cyclin-dependent kinase 8-like isoform X4, which yields MDYDFKRQKAAERQKVEDLFDFEGCKVGRGTYGHVYKAKRKDGSESKEYALKQIEGTGISMSACREIALLRELKHPNVISLQKVFLSHQDRKVWLLFDYAEHDLWHIIKFHRSAKANKKQIDVPRNMVKSLLYQILDGIHYLHANWVLHRDLKPANILVMGEGTERGRVKIADMGFARLFNSPLKPLADLDPVVVTFWYRAPELLLGARHYTKAIDIWAIGCIFAELLTYEPIFHCRQEDIKTSNPYHHDQLDRIFNVMGFPLEKDWEDIRKMPEHSTLTKDFKRSNYLNCTLVKYMEKHKIKADSRQFHLLQKLLTMDPTKRITSDYAMKDPYFTEEPHPSQDIFEGKPIPYPKREFLTDEDDDKADTGASKATDQSSNHTQPAKRVRVMPPSTTSTSASMVTSDYQHMHNVQGSQQGMTFTSGGHQTSTTSTTNYGQSSRF from the exons ATGGATTATGATTTTAAGCGACAAAAAGCTGCCGAAAGACAAAAAGTAGAGGACTTATTTGACTTTGAGGGATGTAAAGTTGGACGAGGGACATACGGCCATGTATATAAGGCTAAAAGAAAGGATGG GTCGGAAAGCAAGGAGTATGCCCTGAAGCAGATTGAGGGTACAGGAATATCTATGTCAGCATGTAGAGAAATTGCT TTGTTGCGCGAGTTAAAGCACCCTAATGTCATTAGTCTACAGAAGGTGTTTCTGTCCCATCAAGACAGAAAGGTCTGGCTCCTCTTTGACTATGCAGAGCATGACTTATGG CACATCATTAAGTTCCATAGATCTGCAAAGGCCAACAAAAAACAGATTGATGTTCCACGGAACATGGTGAAGTCGCTGTTGTATCAAATCCTGGATGGGATTCACTACCTCCACGCTAACTGGGTGTTACATCGAGATCTG AAACCTGCCAACATTCTTGTCATGGGAGAAGGTACAGAGAGAGGGAGAGTAAAGATAG CTGACATGGGGTTTGCCCGACTGTTTAACTCCCCTCTGAAGCCCCTGGCTGACCTTGACCCTGTGGTTGTGACCTTCTGGTACAGGGCCCCAGAACTTCTACTTGGTGCTAGACATTATACAAAAGCAATAG ATATATGGGCAATAGGGTGTATATTTGCAGAACTTTTAACTTATGAGCCTATATTTCACTGTCGACAGGAAGACATTAAAACAAGCAACCCTTATCATCATGATCAACTAGACCGAATATTTAATGTCATGGGCTTCCCTTTAG AAAAAGACTGGGAAGACATCAGGAAAATGCCAGAGCACAGTACATTAACCAAAGACTTCAAACGGTCAAA TTATCTAAATTGCACGTTAGTGAAGTATAtggaaaaacataaaataaaggcAGATAGCAGGCAGTTTCACTTG TTACAGAAACTTCTGACAATGGACCCTACAAAGAGAATCACATCAGATTATGCAATGAAGGACCCCTACTTTACGGAAGAACCCCACCCCTCTCAGGA TATATTTGAGGGGAAGCCTATACCCTACCCTAAAAGAGAGTTTCTGACTGATGAGGACGATGACAAGGCGGACACAGGAGCCAGTAAG GCCACTGACCAGTCCTCTAACCACACCCAGCCAGCCAAGCGTGTCCGCGTGATGCCCCCCTCCACCACCAGTACCAGCGCCTCTATGGTAACTAGTGACTACCAG CACATGCACAATGTTCAAGGTAGTCAGCAAGGAATGACCTTCACCTCAGGCGGCCATCAGACCTCAACAACCTCTACAACGAACTACGGCCAGTCGTCCCGATTCTGA
- the LOC128183037 gene encoding cyclin-dependent kinase 8-like isoform X1, whose amino-acid sequence MDYDFKRQKAAERQKVEDLFDFEGCKVGRGTYGHVYKAKRKDGSESKEYALKQIEGTGISMSACREIALLRELKHPNVISLQKVFLSHQDRKVWLLFDYAEHDLWHIIKFHRSAKANKKQIDVPRNMVKSLLYQILDGIHYLHANWVLHRDLKPANILVMGEGTERGRVKIADMGFARLFNSPLKPLADLDPVVVTFWYRAPELLLGARHYTKAIDIWAIGCIFAELLTYEPIFHCRQEDIKTSNPYHHDQLDRIFNVMGFPLEKDWEDIRKMPEHSTLTKDFKRSNYLNCTLVKYMEKHKIKADSRQFHLLQKLLTMDPTKRITSDYAMKDPYFTEEPHPSQDIFEGKPIPYPKREFLTDEDDDKADTGASKATDQSSNHTQPAKRVRVMPPSTTSTSASMVTSDYQGNSWHSHKSGHMHNVQGSQQGMTFTSGGHQTSTTSTTNYGQSSRF is encoded by the exons ATGGATTATGATTTTAAGCGACAAAAAGCTGCCGAAAGACAAAAAGTAGAGGACTTATTTGACTTTGAGGGATGTAAAGTTGGACGAGGGACATACGGCCATGTATATAAGGCTAAAAGAAAGGATGG GTCGGAAAGCAAGGAGTATGCCCTGAAGCAGATTGAGGGTACAGGAATATCTATGTCAGCATGTAGAGAAATTGCT TTGTTGCGCGAGTTAAAGCACCCTAATGTCATTAGTCTACAGAAGGTGTTTCTGTCCCATCAAGACAGAAAGGTCTGGCTCCTCTTTGACTATGCAGAGCATGACTTATGG CACATCATTAAGTTCCATAGATCTGCAAAGGCCAACAAAAAACAGATTGATGTTCCACGGAACATGGTGAAGTCGCTGTTGTATCAAATCCTGGATGGGATTCACTACCTCCACGCTAACTGGGTGTTACATCGAGATCTG AAACCTGCCAACATTCTTGTCATGGGAGAAGGTACAGAGAGAGGGAGAGTAAAGATAG CTGACATGGGGTTTGCCCGACTGTTTAACTCCCCTCTGAAGCCCCTGGCTGACCTTGACCCTGTGGTTGTGACCTTCTGGTACAGGGCCCCAGAACTTCTACTTGGTGCTAGACATTATACAAAAGCAATAG ATATATGGGCAATAGGGTGTATATTTGCAGAACTTTTAACTTATGAGCCTATATTTCACTGTCGACAGGAAGACATTAAAACAAGCAACCCTTATCATCATGATCAACTAGACCGAATATTTAATGTCATGGGCTTCCCTTTAG AAAAAGACTGGGAAGACATCAGGAAAATGCCAGAGCACAGTACATTAACCAAAGACTTCAAACGGTCAAA TTATCTAAATTGCACGTTAGTGAAGTATAtggaaaaacataaaataaaggcAGATAGCAGGCAGTTTCACTTG TTACAGAAACTTCTGACAATGGACCCTACAAAGAGAATCACATCAGATTATGCAATGAAGGACCCCTACTTTACGGAAGAACCCCACCCCTCTCAGGA TATATTTGAGGGGAAGCCTATACCCTACCCTAAAAGAGAGTTTCTGACTGATGAGGACGATGACAAGGCGGACACAGGAGCCAGTAAG GCCACTGACCAGTCCTCTAACCACACCCAGCCAGCCAAGCGTGTCCGCGTGATGCCCCCCTCCACCACCAGTACCAGCGCCTCTATGGTAACTAGTGACTACCAG GGGAACAGCTGGCACTCACACAAGTCTGGT CACATGCACAATGTTCAAGGTAGTCAGCAAGGAATGACCTTCACCTCAGGCGGCCATCAGACCTCAACAACCTCTACAACGAACTACGGCCAGTCGTCCCGATTCTGA
- the LOC128183037 gene encoding cyclin-dependent kinase 8-like isoform X3 translates to MDYDFKRQKAAERQKVEDLFDFEGCKVGRGTYGHVYKAKRKDGSESKEYALKQIEGTGISMSACREIALLRELKHPNVISLQKVFLSHQDRKVWLLFDYAEHDLWHIIKFHRSAKANKKQIDVPRNMVKSLLYQILDGIHYLHANWVLHRDLKPANILVMGEGTERGRVKIADMGFARLFNSPLKPLADLDPVVVTFWYRAPELLLGARHYTKAIDIWAIGCIFAELLTYEPIFHCRQEDIKTSNPYHHDQLDRIFNVMGFPLEKDWEDIRKMPEHSTLTKDFKRSNYLNCTLVKYMEKHKIKADSRQFHLLQKLLTMDPTKRITSDYAMKDPYFTEEPHPSQDIFEGKPIPYPKREFLTDEDDDKADTGASKATDQSSNHTQPAKRVRVMPPSTTSTSASMGNSWHSHKSGHMHNVQGSQQGMTFTSGGHQTSTTSTTNYGQSSRF, encoded by the exons ATGGATTATGATTTTAAGCGACAAAAAGCTGCCGAAAGACAAAAAGTAGAGGACTTATTTGACTTTGAGGGATGTAAAGTTGGACGAGGGACATACGGCCATGTATATAAGGCTAAAAGAAAGGATGG GTCGGAAAGCAAGGAGTATGCCCTGAAGCAGATTGAGGGTACAGGAATATCTATGTCAGCATGTAGAGAAATTGCT TTGTTGCGCGAGTTAAAGCACCCTAATGTCATTAGTCTACAGAAGGTGTTTCTGTCCCATCAAGACAGAAAGGTCTGGCTCCTCTTTGACTATGCAGAGCATGACTTATGG CACATCATTAAGTTCCATAGATCTGCAAAGGCCAACAAAAAACAGATTGATGTTCCACGGAACATGGTGAAGTCGCTGTTGTATCAAATCCTGGATGGGATTCACTACCTCCACGCTAACTGGGTGTTACATCGAGATCTG AAACCTGCCAACATTCTTGTCATGGGAGAAGGTACAGAGAGAGGGAGAGTAAAGATAG CTGACATGGGGTTTGCCCGACTGTTTAACTCCCCTCTGAAGCCCCTGGCTGACCTTGACCCTGTGGTTGTGACCTTCTGGTACAGGGCCCCAGAACTTCTACTTGGTGCTAGACATTATACAAAAGCAATAG ATATATGGGCAATAGGGTGTATATTTGCAGAACTTTTAACTTATGAGCCTATATTTCACTGTCGACAGGAAGACATTAAAACAAGCAACCCTTATCATCATGATCAACTAGACCGAATATTTAATGTCATGGGCTTCCCTTTAG AAAAAGACTGGGAAGACATCAGGAAAATGCCAGAGCACAGTACATTAACCAAAGACTTCAAACGGTCAAA TTATCTAAATTGCACGTTAGTGAAGTATAtggaaaaacataaaataaaggcAGATAGCAGGCAGTTTCACTTG TTACAGAAACTTCTGACAATGGACCCTACAAAGAGAATCACATCAGATTATGCAATGAAGGACCCCTACTTTACGGAAGAACCCCACCCCTCTCAGGA TATATTTGAGGGGAAGCCTATACCCTACCCTAAAAGAGAGTTTCTGACTGATGAGGACGATGACAAGGCGGACACAGGAGCCAGTAAG GCCACTGACCAGTCCTCTAACCACACCCAGCCAGCCAAGCGTGTCCGCGTGATGCCCCCCTCCACCACCAGTACCAGCGCCTCTATG GGGAACAGCTGGCACTCACACAAGTCTGGT CACATGCACAATGTTCAAGGTAGTCAGCAAGGAATGACCTTCACCTCAGGCGGCCATCAGACCTCAACAACCTCTACAACGAACTACGGCCAGTCGTCCCGATTCTGA
- the LOC128183037 gene encoding cyclin-dependent kinase 8-like isoform X7 has translation MDYDFKRQKAAERQKVEDLFDFEGCKVGRGTYGHVYKAKRKDGSESKEYALKQIEGTGISMSACREIALLRELKHPNVISLQKVFLSHQDRKVWLLFDYAEHDLWHIIKFHRSAKANKKQIDVPRNMVKSLLYQILDGIHYLHANWVLHRDLKPANILVMGEGTERGRVKIADMGFARLFNSPLKPLADLDPVVVTFWYRAPELLLGARHYTKAIDIWAIGCIFAELLTYEPIFHCRQEDIKTSNPYHHDQLDRIFNVMGFPLEKDWEDIRKMPEHSTLTKDFKRSNYLNCTLVKYMEKHKIKADSRQFHLLQKLLTMDPTKRITSDYAMKDPYFTEEPHPSQDIFEGKPIPYPKREFLTDEDDDKADTGASKATDQSSNHTQPAKRVRVMPPSTTSTSASMHMHNVQGSQQGMTFTSGGHQTSTTSTTNYGQSSRF, from the exons ATGGATTATGATTTTAAGCGACAAAAAGCTGCCGAAAGACAAAAAGTAGAGGACTTATTTGACTTTGAGGGATGTAAAGTTGGACGAGGGACATACGGCCATGTATATAAGGCTAAAAGAAAGGATGG GTCGGAAAGCAAGGAGTATGCCCTGAAGCAGATTGAGGGTACAGGAATATCTATGTCAGCATGTAGAGAAATTGCT TTGTTGCGCGAGTTAAAGCACCCTAATGTCATTAGTCTACAGAAGGTGTTTCTGTCCCATCAAGACAGAAAGGTCTGGCTCCTCTTTGACTATGCAGAGCATGACTTATGG CACATCATTAAGTTCCATAGATCTGCAAAGGCCAACAAAAAACAGATTGATGTTCCACGGAACATGGTGAAGTCGCTGTTGTATCAAATCCTGGATGGGATTCACTACCTCCACGCTAACTGGGTGTTACATCGAGATCTG AAACCTGCCAACATTCTTGTCATGGGAGAAGGTACAGAGAGAGGGAGAGTAAAGATAG CTGACATGGGGTTTGCCCGACTGTTTAACTCCCCTCTGAAGCCCCTGGCTGACCTTGACCCTGTGGTTGTGACCTTCTGGTACAGGGCCCCAGAACTTCTACTTGGTGCTAGACATTATACAAAAGCAATAG ATATATGGGCAATAGGGTGTATATTTGCAGAACTTTTAACTTATGAGCCTATATTTCACTGTCGACAGGAAGACATTAAAACAAGCAACCCTTATCATCATGATCAACTAGACCGAATATTTAATGTCATGGGCTTCCCTTTAG AAAAAGACTGGGAAGACATCAGGAAAATGCCAGAGCACAGTACATTAACCAAAGACTTCAAACGGTCAAA TTATCTAAATTGCACGTTAGTGAAGTATAtggaaaaacataaaataaaggcAGATAGCAGGCAGTTTCACTTG TTACAGAAACTTCTGACAATGGACCCTACAAAGAGAATCACATCAGATTATGCAATGAAGGACCCCTACTTTACGGAAGAACCCCACCCCTCTCAGGA TATATTTGAGGGGAAGCCTATACCCTACCCTAAAAGAGAGTTTCTGACTGATGAGGACGATGACAAGGCGGACACAGGAGCCAGTAAG GCCACTGACCAGTCCTCTAACCACACCCAGCCAGCCAAGCGTGTCCGCGTGATGCCCCCCTCCACCACCAGTACCAGCGCCTCTATG CACATGCACAATGTTCAAGGTAGTCAGCAAGGAATGACCTTCACCTCAGGCGGCCATCAGACCTCAACAACCTCTACAACGAACTACGGCCAGTCGTCCCGATTCTGA
- the LOC128183037 gene encoding cyclin-dependent kinase 8-like isoform X2, with the protein MDYDFKRQKAAERQKVEDLFDFEGCKVGRGTYGHVYKAKRKDGSESKEYALKQIEGTGISMSACREIALLRELKHPNVISLQKVFLSHQDRKVWLLFDYAEHDLWHIIKFHRSAKANKKQIDVPRNMVKSLLYQILDGIHYLHANWVLHRDLKPANILVMGEGTERGRVKIADMGFARLFNSPLKPLADLDPVVVTFWYRAPELLLGARHYTKAIDIWAIGCIFAELLTYEPIFHCRQEDIKTSNPYHHDQLDRIFNVMGFPLEKDWEDIRKMPEHSTLTKDFKRSNYLNCTLVKYMEKHKIKADSRQFHLLQKLLTMDPTKRITSDYAMKDPYFTEEPHPSQDIFEGKPIPYPKREFLTDEDDDKADTGASKSSNHTQPAKRVRVMPPSTTSTSASMVTSDYQGNSWHSHKSGHMHNVQGSQQGMTFTSGGHQTSTTSTTNYGQSSRF; encoded by the exons ATGGATTATGATTTTAAGCGACAAAAAGCTGCCGAAAGACAAAAAGTAGAGGACTTATTTGACTTTGAGGGATGTAAAGTTGGACGAGGGACATACGGCCATGTATATAAGGCTAAAAGAAAGGATGG GTCGGAAAGCAAGGAGTATGCCCTGAAGCAGATTGAGGGTACAGGAATATCTATGTCAGCATGTAGAGAAATTGCT TTGTTGCGCGAGTTAAAGCACCCTAATGTCATTAGTCTACAGAAGGTGTTTCTGTCCCATCAAGACAGAAAGGTCTGGCTCCTCTTTGACTATGCAGAGCATGACTTATGG CACATCATTAAGTTCCATAGATCTGCAAAGGCCAACAAAAAACAGATTGATGTTCCACGGAACATGGTGAAGTCGCTGTTGTATCAAATCCTGGATGGGATTCACTACCTCCACGCTAACTGGGTGTTACATCGAGATCTG AAACCTGCCAACATTCTTGTCATGGGAGAAGGTACAGAGAGAGGGAGAGTAAAGATAG CTGACATGGGGTTTGCCCGACTGTTTAACTCCCCTCTGAAGCCCCTGGCTGACCTTGACCCTGTGGTTGTGACCTTCTGGTACAGGGCCCCAGAACTTCTACTTGGTGCTAGACATTATACAAAAGCAATAG ATATATGGGCAATAGGGTGTATATTTGCAGAACTTTTAACTTATGAGCCTATATTTCACTGTCGACAGGAAGACATTAAAACAAGCAACCCTTATCATCATGATCAACTAGACCGAATATTTAATGTCATGGGCTTCCCTTTAG AAAAAGACTGGGAAGACATCAGGAAAATGCCAGAGCACAGTACATTAACCAAAGACTTCAAACGGTCAAA TTATCTAAATTGCACGTTAGTGAAGTATAtggaaaaacataaaataaaggcAGATAGCAGGCAGTTTCACTTG TTACAGAAACTTCTGACAATGGACCCTACAAAGAGAATCACATCAGATTATGCAATGAAGGACCCCTACTTTACGGAAGAACCCCACCCCTCTCAGGA TATATTTGAGGGGAAGCCTATACCCTACCCTAAAAGAGAGTTTCTGACTGATGAGGACGATGACAAGGCGGACACAGGAGCCAGTAAG TCCTCTAACCACACCCAGCCAGCCAAGCGTGTCCGCGTGATGCCCCCCTCCACCACCAGTACCAGCGCCTCTATGGTAACTAGTGACTACCAG GGGAACAGCTGGCACTCACACAAGTCTGGT CACATGCACAATGTTCAAGGTAGTCAGCAAGGAATGACCTTCACCTCAGGCGGCCATCAGACCTCAACAACCTCTACAACGAACTACGGCCAGTCGTCCCGATTCTGA
- the LOC128183037 gene encoding cyclin-dependent kinase 8-like isoform X6 → MDYDFKRQKAAERQKVEDLFDFEGCKVGRGTYGHVYKAKRKDGSESKEYALKQIEGTGISMSACREIALLRELKHPNVISLQKVFLSHQDRKVWLLFDYAEHDLWHIIKFHRSAKANKKQIDVPRNMVKSLLYQILDGIHYLHANWVLHRDLKPANILVMGEGTERGRVKIADMGFARLFNSPLKPLADLDPVVVTFWYRAPELLLGARHYTKAIDIWAIGCIFAELLTYEPIFHCRQEDIKTSNPYHHDQLDRIFNVMGFPLEKDWEDIRKMPEHSTLTKDFKRSNYLNCTLVKYMEKHKIKADSRQFHLLQKLLTMDPTKRITSDYAMKDPYFTEEPHPSQDIFEGKPIPYPKREFLTDEDDDKADTGASKSSNHTQPAKRVRVMPPSTTSTSASMVTSDYQHMHNVQGSQQGMTFTSGGHQTSTTSTTNYGQSSRF, encoded by the exons ATGGATTATGATTTTAAGCGACAAAAAGCTGCCGAAAGACAAAAAGTAGAGGACTTATTTGACTTTGAGGGATGTAAAGTTGGACGAGGGACATACGGCCATGTATATAAGGCTAAAAGAAAGGATGG GTCGGAAAGCAAGGAGTATGCCCTGAAGCAGATTGAGGGTACAGGAATATCTATGTCAGCATGTAGAGAAATTGCT TTGTTGCGCGAGTTAAAGCACCCTAATGTCATTAGTCTACAGAAGGTGTTTCTGTCCCATCAAGACAGAAAGGTCTGGCTCCTCTTTGACTATGCAGAGCATGACTTATGG CACATCATTAAGTTCCATAGATCTGCAAAGGCCAACAAAAAACAGATTGATGTTCCACGGAACATGGTGAAGTCGCTGTTGTATCAAATCCTGGATGGGATTCACTACCTCCACGCTAACTGGGTGTTACATCGAGATCTG AAACCTGCCAACATTCTTGTCATGGGAGAAGGTACAGAGAGAGGGAGAGTAAAGATAG CTGACATGGGGTTTGCCCGACTGTTTAACTCCCCTCTGAAGCCCCTGGCTGACCTTGACCCTGTGGTTGTGACCTTCTGGTACAGGGCCCCAGAACTTCTACTTGGTGCTAGACATTATACAAAAGCAATAG ATATATGGGCAATAGGGTGTATATTTGCAGAACTTTTAACTTATGAGCCTATATTTCACTGTCGACAGGAAGACATTAAAACAAGCAACCCTTATCATCATGATCAACTAGACCGAATATTTAATGTCATGGGCTTCCCTTTAG AAAAAGACTGGGAAGACATCAGGAAAATGCCAGAGCACAGTACATTAACCAAAGACTTCAAACGGTCAAA TTATCTAAATTGCACGTTAGTGAAGTATAtggaaaaacataaaataaaggcAGATAGCAGGCAGTTTCACTTG TTACAGAAACTTCTGACAATGGACCCTACAAAGAGAATCACATCAGATTATGCAATGAAGGACCCCTACTTTACGGAAGAACCCCACCCCTCTCAGGA TATATTTGAGGGGAAGCCTATACCCTACCCTAAAAGAGAGTTTCTGACTGATGAGGACGATGACAAGGCGGACACAGGAGCCAGTAAG TCCTCTAACCACACCCAGCCAGCCAAGCGTGTCCGCGTGATGCCCCCCTCCACCACCAGTACCAGCGCCTCTATGGTAACTAGTGACTACCAG CACATGCACAATGTTCAAGGTAGTCAGCAAGGAATGACCTTCACCTCAGGCGGCCATCAGACCTCAACAACCTCTACAACGAACTACGGCCAGTCGTCCCGATTCTGA
- the LOC128183037 gene encoding cyclin-dependent kinase 8-like isoform X8: MDYDFKRQKAAERQKVEDLFDFEGCKVGRGTYGHVYKAKRKDGSESKEYALKQIEGTGISMSACREIALLRELKHPNVISLQKVFLSHQDRKVWLLFDYAEHDLWHIIKFHRSAKANKKQIDVPRNMVKSLLYQILDGIHYLHANWVLHRDLKPANILVMGEGTERGRVKIADMGFARLFNSPLKPLADLDPVVVTFWYRAPELLLGARHYTKAIDIWAIGCIFAELLTYEPIFHCRQEDIKTSNPYHHDQLDRIFNVMGFPLEKDWEDIRKMPEHSTLTKDFKRSNYLNCTLVKYMEKHKIKADSRQFHLLQKLLTMDPTKRITSDYAMKDPYFTEEPHPSQDIFEGKPIPYPKREFLTDEDDDKADTGASKSSNHTQPAKRVRVMPPSTTSTSASMHMHNVQGSQQGMTFTSGGHQTSTTSTTNYGQSSRF, translated from the exons ATGGATTATGATTTTAAGCGACAAAAAGCTGCCGAAAGACAAAAAGTAGAGGACTTATTTGACTTTGAGGGATGTAAAGTTGGACGAGGGACATACGGCCATGTATATAAGGCTAAAAGAAAGGATGG GTCGGAAAGCAAGGAGTATGCCCTGAAGCAGATTGAGGGTACAGGAATATCTATGTCAGCATGTAGAGAAATTGCT TTGTTGCGCGAGTTAAAGCACCCTAATGTCATTAGTCTACAGAAGGTGTTTCTGTCCCATCAAGACAGAAAGGTCTGGCTCCTCTTTGACTATGCAGAGCATGACTTATGG CACATCATTAAGTTCCATAGATCTGCAAAGGCCAACAAAAAACAGATTGATGTTCCACGGAACATGGTGAAGTCGCTGTTGTATCAAATCCTGGATGGGATTCACTACCTCCACGCTAACTGGGTGTTACATCGAGATCTG AAACCTGCCAACATTCTTGTCATGGGAGAAGGTACAGAGAGAGGGAGAGTAAAGATAG CTGACATGGGGTTTGCCCGACTGTTTAACTCCCCTCTGAAGCCCCTGGCTGACCTTGACCCTGTGGTTGTGACCTTCTGGTACAGGGCCCCAGAACTTCTACTTGGTGCTAGACATTATACAAAAGCAATAG ATATATGGGCAATAGGGTGTATATTTGCAGAACTTTTAACTTATGAGCCTATATTTCACTGTCGACAGGAAGACATTAAAACAAGCAACCCTTATCATCATGATCAACTAGACCGAATATTTAATGTCATGGGCTTCCCTTTAG AAAAAGACTGGGAAGACATCAGGAAAATGCCAGAGCACAGTACATTAACCAAAGACTTCAAACGGTCAAA TTATCTAAATTGCACGTTAGTGAAGTATAtggaaaaacataaaataaaggcAGATAGCAGGCAGTTTCACTTG TTACAGAAACTTCTGACAATGGACCCTACAAAGAGAATCACATCAGATTATGCAATGAAGGACCCCTACTTTACGGAAGAACCCCACCCCTCTCAGGA TATATTTGAGGGGAAGCCTATACCCTACCCTAAAAGAGAGTTTCTGACTGATGAGGACGATGACAAGGCGGACACAGGAGCCAGTAAG TCCTCTAACCACACCCAGCCAGCCAAGCGTGTCCGCGTGATGCCCCCCTCCACCACCAGTACCAGCGCCTCTATG CACATGCACAATGTTCAAGGTAGTCAGCAAGGAATGACCTTCACCTCAGGCGGCCATCAGACCTCAACAACCTCTACAACGAACTACGGCCAGTCGTCCCGATTCTGA
- the LOC128183037 gene encoding cyclin-dependent kinase 8-like isoform X5, whose translation MDYDFKRQKAAERQKVEDLFDFEGCKVGRGTYGHVYKAKRKDGSESKEYALKQIEGTGISMSACREIALLRELKHPNVISLQKVFLSHQDRKVWLLFDYAEHDLWHIIKFHRSAKANKKQIDVPRNMVKSLLYQILDGIHYLHANWVLHRDLKPANILVMGEGTERGRVKIADMGFARLFNSPLKPLADLDPVVVTFWYRAPELLLGARHYTKAIDIWAIGCIFAELLTYEPIFHCRQEDIKTSNPYHHDQLDRIFNVMGFPLEKDWEDIRKMPEHSTLTKDFKRSNYLNCTLVKYMEKHKIKADSRQFHLLQKLLTMDPTKRITSDYAMKDPYFTEEPHPSQDIFEGKPIPYPKREFLTDEDDDKADTGASKSSNHTQPAKRVRVMPPSTTSTSASMGNSWHSHKSGHMHNVQGSQQGMTFTSGGHQTSTTSTTNYGQSSRF comes from the exons ATGGATTATGATTTTAAGCGACAAAAAGCTGCCGAAAGACAAAAAGTAGAGGACTTATTTGACTTTGAGGGATGTAAAGTTGGACGAGGGACATACGGCCATGTATATAAGGCTAAAAGAAAGGATGG GTCGGAAAGCAAGGAGTATGCCCTGAAGCAGATTGAGGGTACAGGAATATCTATGTCAGCATGTAGAGAAATTGCT TTGTTGCGCGAGTTAAAGCACCCTAATGTCATTAGTCTACAGAAGGTGTTTCTGTCCCATCAAGACAGAAAGGTCTGGCTCCTCTTTGACTATGCAGAGCATGACTTATGG CACATCATTAAGTTCCATAGATCTGCAAAGGCCAACAAAAAACAGATTGATGTTCCACGGAACATGGTGAAGTCGCTGTTGTATCAAATCCTGGATGGGATTCACTACCTCCACGCTAACTGGGTGTTACATCGAGATCTG AAACCTGCCAACATTCTTGTCATGGGAGAAGGTACAGAGAGAGGGAGAGTAAAGATAG CTGACATGGGGTTTGCCCGACTGTTTAACTCCCCTCTGAAGCCCCTGGCTGACCTTGACCCTGTGGTTGTGACCTTCTGGTACAGGGCCCCAGAACTTCTACTTGGTGCTAGACATTATACAAAAGCAATAG ATATATGGGCAATAGGGTGTATATTTGCAGAACTTTTAACTTATGAGCCTATATTTCACTGTCGACAGGAAGACATTAAAACAAGCAACCCTTATCATCATGATCAACTAGACCGAATATTTAATGTCATGGGCTTCCCTTTAG AAAAAGACTGGGAAGACATCAGGAAAATGCCAGAGCACAGTACATTAACCAAAGACTTCAAACGGTCAAA TTATCTAAATTGCACGTTAGTGAAGTATAtggaaaaacataaaataaaggcAGATAGCAGGCAGTTTCACTTG TTACAGAAACTTCTGACAATGGACCCTACAAAGAGAATCACATCAGATTATGCAATGAAGGACCCCTACTTTACGGAAGAACCCCACCCCTCTCAGGA TATATTTGAGGGGAAGCCTATACCCTACCCTAAAAGAGAGTTTCTGACTGATGAGGACGATGACAAGGCGGACACAGGAGCCAGTAAG TCCTCTAACCACACCCAGCCAGCCAAGCGTGTCCGCGTGATGCCCCCCTCCACCACCAGTACCAGCGCCTCTATG GGGAACAGCTGGCACTCACACAAGTCTGGT CACATGCACAATGTTCAAGGTAGTCAGCAAGGAATGACCTTCACCTCAGGCGGCCATCAGACCTCAACAACCTCTACAACGAACTACGGCCAGTCGTCCCGATTCTGA